In the genome of Pseudomonadota bacterium, one region contains:
- a CDS encoding DUF6165 family protein produces the protein MGIAIEIAPGELLDKLTILDIKRERITDAAKLRNVNHEHALLQKAMDSTVRSSPALTALYQELRRINERLWDIEDDIRDCEAAQDFGPRFVELARAVYHTNDKRAVVKRQINDLLGSDIIEEKSYKDYTARTV, from the coding sequence ATGGGTATTGCCATCGAGATCGCGCCGGGAGAGCTGCTGGACAAGCTGACCATCCTGGACATCAAGCGCGAACGCATCACCGATGCAGCCAAGCTGCGCAACGTGAACCACGAGCATGCGCTGCTGCAGAAGGCCATGGACAGCACAGTCAGGTCCAGCCCGGCTCTGACAGCCCTGTACCAGGAGCTGCGCCGGATCAACGAGCGCCTGTGGGACATCGAGGATGATATCCGCGACTGCGAGGCGGCGCAGGATTTCGGTCCCCGCTTTGTAGAGCTGGCCCGCGCGGTCTATCACACCAACGACAAACGCGCAGTGGTCAAGCGGCAGATCAACGACCTGCTGGGCTCAGACATCATCGAGGAAAAGTCGTATAAAGATTATACGGCCCGGACCGTCTGA